A stretch of Bradyrhizobium sp. AZCC 2262 DNA encodes these proteins:
- a CDS encoding NAD(P)/FAD-dependent oxidoreductase, which produces MSEPLVIVGNGMAAARLVDELAKVALGRYAIAVIGDEPRLAYNRVLLSSVLAGETTSQDIELRPASWWRDRGVTLKYGCTATEIDVGRRELKIENDESVPFSKLVLTTGSSPLRLNVPGAGLAGVHTFRDSRDVDLLLTLAAQKKRVVVVGGGLLGLEAAYGLAKAGAPVTLVHLMDRLMERQLDAPAAELLKSLVERKGIEILLNANTARIHGVTRVEGVELVDGRLIPADAVIFAAGIRPNIALAKEAGISVNRGIVVDDHLQTGAADVFAIGECAEHRGICYGLVEPAYEQARVLARHLAGREACYAGSIVATNLKVSGVSVFSAGDFIGDDGSETIVLSDINHGTYKKLVIAGGRLTGAVLIGDVADALWYLELIRTRQPTQGIRADMMFGRSLAIRSEAA; this is translated from the coding sequence ATGAGCGAACCGCTTGTCATCGTCGGCAACGGCATGGCCGCTGCCCGCCTGGTCGACGAATTGGCCAAGGTGGCGTTGGGCCGCTACGCCATCGCCGTGATCGGCGACGAACCGCGGCTCGCCTATAATCGCGTGCTGTTATCATCGGTGCTGGCCGGCGAGACCACCTCGCAGGACATCGAGCTGCGGCCGGCCTCCTGGTGGCGCGACCGTGGCGTCACCCTGAAATATGGCTGCACGGCCACCGAGATCGATGTCGGCCGCCGCGAGCTCAAGATCGAGAATGACGAGAGCGTTCCGTTCTCGAAGCTGGTGCTGACCACAGGCTCGTCGCCGCTGCGGCTCAACGTGCCGGGCGCCGGCCTTGCCGGCGTGCATACGTTTCGCGACAGCCGGGACGTCGATCTTCTCCTGACGCTGGCGGCGCAGAAGAAGCGCGTGGTGGTGGTCGGCGGCGGATTGCTGGGCCTTGAAGCGGCCTACGGGCTCGCCAAGGCCGGTGCGCCGGTGACGCTGGTGCATCTGATGGACCGCCTGATGGAGCGTCAGTTGGATGCGCCCGCGGCCGAACTTTTGAAGTCCCTTGTCGAGCGCAAGGGGATCGAAATCCTGCTCAACGCCAACACCGCGCGCATCCATGGCGTGACCCGCGTCGAAGGCGTCGAACTGGTGGACGGCCGCCTGATTCCGGCTGACGCCGTGATCTTTGCGGCGGGCATCCGGCCAAATATCGCACTGGCTAAGGAAGCCGGCATATCGGTCAATCGGGGCATCGTGGTCGACGACCATCTGCAGACCGGCGCGGCGGACGTATTCGCGATCGGCGAATGCGCCGAGCATCGCGGCATCTGCTACGGGCTGGTCGAGCCGGCCTATGAGCAGGCGAGGGTGCTGGCGCGGCATCTCGCCGGGCGGGAAGCCTGCTATGCCGGCAGCATCGTTGCGACCAATCTGAAAGTCTCCGGCGTCAGCGTGTTCTCCGCCGGCGATTTCATCGGCGACGACGGCAGCGAGACCATCGTGCTCTCCGACATCAATCACGGCACCTACAAGAAGCTTGTGATTGCTGGCGGGCGATTGACCGGTGCGGTCCTGATCGGCGATGTCGCCGACGCGCTCTGGTATCTCGAACTGATCCGCACGCGGCAGCCGACACAAGGAATTCGCGCTGACATGATGTTCGGCCGCTCGCTCGCGATCCGTTCGGAAGCTGCATGA
- a CDS encoding ABC transporter ATP-binding protein — MQAYLKLDHIDKTFTRGNATTEVLKDINLTIEKGEYVSIIGHSGCGKSTLLNIVAGLTDTTQGCVLLENREVNSPGPDRAVVFQNHSLLPWLTVYENVRLGVDKVFASTKTRAERDAWVMHNLNLVQMAHAKDKRPSEVSGGMKQRVGIARALAMEPKVLLLDEPFGALDALTRAHLQDSVMALHQKLGNTILMITHDVDEAVLLSDRIVMMTNGPSARIGEVLEVPLARPRKRLELATNPGYLKCRQRVLEFLYERHRFVEAA; from the coding sequence CACATCGACAAGACCTTCACCCGCGGCAATGCCACGACCGAGGTGCTGAAGGACATCAACCTGACGATCGAAAAGGGCGAATATGTCTCGATCATCGGCCATTCCGGCTGCGGCAAGTCCACGCTGCTCAACATCGTCGCCGGCCTCACCGACACCACCCAGGGCTGCGTGCTCCTGGAAAACCGCGAGGTCAATTCGCCGGGACCGGACCGCGCCGTGGTGTTCCAGAACCACAGCCTGCTCCCCTGGCTGACGGTCTATGAGAACGTCAGGCTGGGCGTCGACAAGGTGTTCGCCTCGACCAAGACCCGCGCCGAGCGCGACGCCTGGGTGATGCACAATCTCAACCTGGTGCAAATGGCTCACGCCAAGGACAAGCGGCCGTCCGAAGTGTCCGGCGGCATGAAGCAGCGCGTCGGCATCGCCCGCGCACTCGCGATGGAGCCGAAGGTGCTTTTGCTCGATGAGCCCTTTGGCGCGCTCGACGCGCTGACCCGCGCGCATCTGCAGGATTCGGTGATGGCGCTGCACCAGAAGCTCGGCAACACCATCCTGATGATCACCCACGACGTCGACGAGGCCGTGCTGCTGTCGGATCGCATCGTGATGATGACCAACGGTCCCAGCGCACGGATCGGCGAAGTGCTGGAAGTGCCGCTGGCGCGTCCGCGCAAGCGGCTCGAGCTCGCGACCAACCCCGGCTACCTCAAGTGCCGGCAACGGGTGCTCGAATTCCTCTATGAGCGGCATCGCTTCGTCGAAGCGGCCTGA
- a CDS encoding nitrate reductase: MTAIDPDLRAISTTCAYCGVGCGILATPDGRGGAAISGDPEHPANFGRLCSKGSALGETLGLTNRLLYPMIRCGKGTMERVAWSDALDHVAHRFQHIIARDGPGAVAFYLSGQLLTEDYYVANKLMKGFIGSANVDTNSRLCMASSVAGHRRAFGADTVPGCYEDLDEADLLVLVGSNAAWCHPVLYQRMLANKQKRGARMIVIDPRRTDTVGDDDLFLGLKPGTDTALFSGLLVHLADNGVLDRDYIELHTTGFDDAIARARSIAGSVGATALATGLAEQDVAAFFQIFANTPRVVTLYSQGVNQSAQGTDKVNAILNCHLATGRIGLPGASPFSLTGQPNAMGGREVGGLANQLAAHMGFTPPDIDRVRRFWKAPRIATHEGLKAVQMFEAIARGEIKALWVMGTNPAVSLPNADGVRDALKKLELFVVSENVISNDTVDVGAHVLLPAEAWGEKSGTVTNSERRISRQRAFLSPPGEAKPDWWIMGEVARRLGFGAAFGFTSAADIFREHASLSAFENEGARDFDIGALASLSDSDFDAMAPVQWPVRQGSEPQARFFAEGGFFANDFKARFVAPEIPALRTETTAARSLRLNTGRIRDQWHTMTRTGESPRLGQHLPEPFVEVHPDDAARYGVAHGDFARVTTDYGQCTLRVVVSERQQRGMLFAPIHWSEANATGARVGSLVAPITDPFSGQPENKATPASIAPYEYVFRGFALSRTPLALPDHAWVARVAVSGGYGYLFADNADVAGWQSWLKSVTSDDLAEYKDFGGGVYRAASFDGDRIEACLFIGPARDAGDWNVVKDLFAADTLSTDQRRMLLSGKSVDGLANTGPIVCACFGVGRNTICDTIAGGARSAADIGARLKAGTNCGSCIPELKRLIAQTGTSDPEQRKLVAVN; the protein is encoded by the coding sequence ATGACTGCCATCGATCCCGACCTGCGCGCCATCAGCACCACCTGCGCCTATTGCGGCGTCGGCTGCGGCATCCTGGCGACGCCGGACGGGCGGGGCGGAGCGGCGATATCGGGCGATCCCGAGCATCCCGCCAATTTCGGCCGGCTGTGCTCGAAGGGCTCGGCGCTCGGCGAGACGCTCGGCCTGACCAACCGGCTGCTCTATCCGATGATCCGCTGCGGCAAGGGCACCATGGAGCGGGTGGCCTGGAGCGACGCGCTCGACCACGTCGCGCACCGCTTCCAGCACATCATCGCGCGCGACGGCCCGGGCGCGGTGGCGTTCTATCTCTCCGGCCAGCTGCTGACGGAAGACTATTACGTCGCCAACAAGCTGATGAAGGGCTTTATCGGCAGCGCCAATGTCGACACCAATTCGCGGCTGTGCATGGCGTCATCCGTCGCCGGCCACCGCCGCGCCTTCGGCGCCGACACGGTGCCGGGGTGCTATGAAGATCTCGACGAGGCGGATCTTCTGGTGCTGGTCGGCTCCAACGCGGCCTGGTGCCATCCGGTGCTGTACCAGCGCATGCTCGCCAACAAGCAGAAGCGCGGCGCGCGGATGATCGTGATCGATCCGCGCCGGACCGATACCGTCGGCGACGACGATTTGTTCCTCGGGTTGAAGCCGGGCACCGATACGGCGCTGTTCAGCGGGTTGCTGGTGCATCTTGCCGATAACGGCGTGCTCGACCGCGACTACATCGAACTCCACACCACCGGCTTCGACGACGCTATCGCCCGTGCGCGCAGCATAGCGGGCAGCGTCGGGGCCACTGCGCTGGCGACCGGCCTCGCCGAGCAGGACGTCGCGGCGTTCTTCCAGATATTTGCCAATACGCCGCGCGTGGTGACGCTGTATTCGCAGGGCGTCAACCAGTCGGCGCAAGGCACCGACAAGGTCAACGCCATCCTCAATTGCCACCTCGCGACCGGGCGGATCGGCCTGCCGGGCGCGTCGCCGTTCTCGTTGACCGGGCAGCCCAATGCGATGGGTGGCCGCGAGGTTGGCGGGCTCGCCAACCAGCTCGCCGCCCATATGGGCTTTACACCGCCCGACATCGATCGCGTGCGCCGGTTCTGGAAGGCGCCGCGCATCGCGACCCATGAAGGCCTGAAGGCGGTCCAGATGTTCGAGGCCATCGCGCGTGGCGAGATCAAGGCGCTGTGGGTGATGGGGACCAACCCGGCGGTGTCGCTGCCGAACGCCGACGGCGTTCGCGACGCCCTGAAGAAGCTCGAACTGTTCGTGGTTTCCGAGAACGTCATCTCCAACGACACGGTCGACGTCGGCGCGCATGTGCTGCTGCCGGCGGAGGCGTGGGGCGAGAAATCCGGCACCGTGACCAATTCGGAACGGCGCATCTCGCGGCAGCGCGCATTCCTTTCCCCACCCGGCGAGGCCAAGCCCGATTGGTGGATCATGGGCGAGGTCGCCCGGCGCCTCGGCTTCGGCGCGGCCTTCGGCTTTACCTCGGCGGCGGATATTTTTCGCGAGCATGCTTCTCTCTCGGCATTCGAGAACGAGGGCGCGCGCGACTTCGACATCGGCGCGCTGGCCTCGCTGTCGGACAGCGATTTCGACGCAATGGCGCCGGTGCAGTGGCCGGTCCGGCAGGGAAGCGAGCCGCAGGCGCGCTTCTTCGCCGAAGGCGGTTTCTTCGCCAACGATTTCAAGGCCCGCTTTGTCGCACCGGAAATTCCTGCGTTGCGGACCGAGACCACGGCGGCGCGGTCGCTGCGGCTGAACACCGGCCGCATCCGCGACCAGTGGCACACCATGACCCGCACGGGTGAAAGCCCGCGGCTCGGCCAGCATCTGCCGGAGCCGTTCGTCGAGGTCCATCCGGACGATGCCGCGCGTTATGGCGTGGCCCATGGCGACTTCGCGCGGGTCACCACCGATTACGGGCAATGTACGCTTCGGGTCGTCGTCAGCGAACGGCAGCAGCGCGGCATGCTGTTCGCGCCGATCCACTGGAGCGAGGCCAATGCCACCGGCGCGCGCGTCGGTTCGCTGGTGGCGCCCATCACCGATCCGTTCTCCGGCCAGCCCGAGAACAAGGCGACGCCGGCATCGATCGCGCCCTATGAATATGTATTCCGCGGCTTTGCGCTGTCGCGAACACCGCTCGCGCTGCCGGATCATGCGTGGGTCGCGCGCGTCGCCGTCAGCGGCGGTTACGGCTATCTGTTCGCCGACAACGCCGACGTTGCGGGATGGCAGTCCTGGCTGAAATCCGTGACCTCGGACGATCTTGCCGAATACAAGGATTTTGGCGGCGGCGTGTATCGTGCGGCGTCGTTTGACGGCGACCGCATCGAGGCCTGCCTGTTCATCGGGCCCGCGCGCGACGCCGGCGACTGGAATGTAGTCAAGGACCTGTTCGCCGCCGATACACTAAGCACCGACCAGCGCCGCATGCTGCTGTCGGGCAAATCGGTCGATGGCCTCGCCAATACCGGCCCAATCGTCTGCGCCTGCTTCGGTGTCGGCCGCAACACCATCTGCGATACTATCGCGGGCGGCGCGCGCTCGGCGGCGGATATCGGTGCCAGGCTGAAAGCGGGCACCAATTGCGGCTCCTGCATTCCGGAGCTGAAGCGGCTGATCGCGCAGACCGGCACGAGCGATCCTGAGCAGCGGAAGCTGGTGGCGGTGAATTAG
- a CDS encoding GFA family protein, translating to MDATSVSGKCLCGSIVFQYTGQPNWTLHCHCESCRRATSSPITTWISVPRSAFAFTKGAPRYFHSSPGVRRGFCENCGSPLTYENERIEGEIHIYAVSLLDPNYASPRCHVFVNEQLPWFEALDDLPRFATTGRDGASPIRIGPKKKLD from the coding sequence ATGGATGCCACTTCAGTGTCTGGCAAATGTTTGTGCGGCTCGATTGTCTTCCAATACACCGGGCAACCGAACTGGACGTTGCATTGCCATTGCGAGAGCTGTCGACGAGCAACCTCTTCCCCAATAACGACATGGATTTCAGTGCCACGCAGCGCGTTCGCGTTCACGAAGGGCGCGCCCCGCTATTTCCATTCTTCGCCAGGCGTTCGGCGTGGTTTCTGTGAGAATTGTGGGTCACCCCTCACATATGAGAATGAACGGATAGAGGGAGAAATTCACATATATGCGGTGTCGCTGCTCGATCCGAATTATGCGTCGCCGCGCTGCCACGTCTTCGTTAATGAACAGCTACCTTGGTTCGAGGCGCTCGATGACTTACCGAGGTTTGCAACGACCGGTCGCGACGGTGCCTCGCCTATCCGCATCGGTCCCAAGAAGAAACTGGATTGA
- a CDS encoding globin family protein, with product MTPEQVNLVQQSFARVAPISEQAAVLFYDRLFEVAPSVKAMFPADMAEQRKKLMGTLAVVVNGLSNLGAVLPAASALAKRHVSYGAKPEHYPVVGGTLLWTLEKGLGEAWTPEVADAWTAAYGTLSGYMISEAYGSTQAAE from the coding sequence ATGACACCTGAACAAGTCAATCTCGTGCAGCAAAGTTTCGCCAGGGTCGCTCCGATTTCCGAACAGGCCGCCGTCTTGTTTTACGACCGCCTGTTCGAAGTCGCTCCCTCGGTCAAGGCGATGTTCCCCGCCGACATGGCCGAGCAGCGCAAGAAGTTGATGGGAACGCTCGCCGTCGTGGTCAACGGCTTGAGCAATCTCGGCGCGGTGTTGCCGGCCGCCAGCGCCTTGGCAAAGCGTCACGTCAGCTACGGCGCCAAGCCTGAGCACTATCCCGTCGTCGGCGGAACGCTGCTGTGGACGCTTGAGAAAGGGCTCGGCGAAGCCTGGACTCCTGAAGTCGCCGATGCCTGGACCGCGGCTTACGGCACGTTGTCCGGCTACATGATCTCGGAAGCCTACGGCAGCACTCAAGCCGCCGAGTGA
- a CDS encoding class I SAM-dependent methyltransferase: MSNIKSGIKGLLVAVSVSAGPFLNAQAAAAQQGSPPLSSEQIAQIVRSSDRTAADRANDGRRKPEQMLGFIGIRPGIVAVDLSASGGYTTELLARAIGPSGKVYGQSRPRDPNRAPTPPVALEGNSNPASTPSAAPAAAPASAPRPSPVALAERENNLRSNGVQAAPIVALSRPFEDPVPSELAAGGVDLATLMFNYHDLGHLGVDRAAMNKAVFGALKSAGLYVIADHSGRPGTGISESGTLHRIEEAFLRQEVEAAGFKLRDEGNFLRNPNDPRDKNTPDPPQPKDEFVLKFVKP, encoded by the coding sequence ATGAGCAACATAAAAAGCGGAATAAAAGGCCTCCTGGTTGCAGTCAGCGTCAGCGCGGGTCCGTTTCTCAACGCCCAAGCAGCAGCAGCGCAACAGGGTTCGCCGCCACTTTCATCCGAGCAAATTGCCCAGATCGTGAGGAGCTCCGATCGCACTGCGGCAGATCGCGCCAATGATGGACGACGCAAGCCTGAGCAGATGCTGGGCTTCATCGGCATTCGTCCCGGTATCGTCGCGGTCGATCTCAGCGCGAGCGGTGGCTACACCACGGAATTATTAGCCCGTGCGATCGGCCCCTCGGGCAAGGTTTATGGTCAGAGCCGGCCGCGCGATCCCAACCGGGCACCCACGCCTCCGGTAGCGCTCGAAGGCAACAGCAACCCAGCCAGCACGCCGAGTGCGGCGCCAGCAGCAGCGCCGGCAAGCGCGCCACGACCATCCCCGGTTGCCCTCGCCGAACGCGAAAACAATCTCCGAAGCAATGGCGTTCAGGCCGCGCCGATCGTCGCGCTCTCCCGACCGTTCGAAGATCCCGTTCCGTCCGAGCTCGCGGCGGGAGGCGTCGATCTCGCGACCTTGATGTTCAACTATCACGACCTCGGACACCTCGGCGTGGATCGCGCGGCGATGAACAAGGCTGTCTTCGGCGCGCTCAAGTCGGCAGGCCTCTACGTTATAGCTGATCATTCGGGTCGGCCTGGAACTGGCATCTCCGAATCCGGTACCTTGCATCGCATCGAAGAAGCGTTTCTTCGGCAGGAAGTCGAGGCGGCGGGATTCAAGCTGAGGGACGAAGGCAATTTCCTGCGCAACCCGAACGATCCCAGAGATAAGAATACGCCGGACCCGCCGCAACCGAAGGACGAATTCGTGCTCAAGTTCGTCAAGCCGTGA